Proteins encoded in a region of the Triplophysa rosa linkage group LG6, Trosa_1v2, whole genome shotgun sequence genome:
- the si:dkey-4e7.3 gene encoding inosine-uridine preferring nucleoside hydrolase yields MKKLLLDVDSGVDDAQAIMMALAVPDVQILGITCVHGNTEVDNVCKNVLRILKVCKRLEIPVFRGAVKSLLGQTSSAGEFHGKDGLGDAPDPNAPGLDLIQAEGAVSAMIRIVNENPGEVSLVATAPLTNLALAVKLDPSIGQKLKGLYIMGGNTDSHGNTTMCGEFNFATDPEAAYIVLNEFLCQTYIATWEFTCRSKIPWDFCDGWLAQDTDKARFMKQIFKHSMENSHSERMEKELVEGQGFISCDSYAMAAAIDDKYIVETDHKAVTVELAGNYCRGMMVVDHLELMKKAHKVQIMKKVDLEKFKMLMMNALK; encoded by the exons ATGAAGAAACTACTTTTGGATGTTGACTCTGGGGTGGATGATGCTCAGGCTATTATGATGGCTTTGGCAGTGCCAGATGTACAGATCCTGGGCATCACCTGCGTTCATGGAAACACTGAAGTAGATAATGTGTGCAAGAATGTCCTGCGCATCCTGAAAGTTTGTAAGCGTCTGGAG ATTCCTGTATTCCGTGGAGCAGTTAAATCGCTCTTGGGTCAGACCAGCAGTGCTGGAGAGTTCCATGGGAAAGATGGACTTGGAGATGCCCCAGACCCCAACGCTCCTGGTTTGGATCTCATCCAGGCAGAGGGGGCCGTGTCAGCCATGATTCGAATAGTCAATGAGAATCCTGGGGAG GTATCTCTAGTGGCCACGGCTCCATTGACCAATCTGGCTTTGGCAGTGAAACTTGACCCCTCAATCGGCCAGAAACTCAAAGGGCTTTACATTATGGGTGGAAACACAGATT CTCATGGGAACACCACTATGTGTGGAGAATTCAACTTTGCAACTGATCCAGAAGCAGCTTACATTGTTCTAAATGAATTCCTTTGCCAAACGTACATTGCAACCTGGGAGTTCACCTGTCGAAGTAAAATACCCTGG GACTTCTGTGATGGCTGGCTGGCCCAGGACACCGATAAGGCTCGGTTCATGAAGCAGATCTTTAAGCACAGCATGGAGAACAGCCACAGTGAGAGGATGGAGAAAGAACTGGTGGAAGGGCAGGGCTTCATCTCCTGTGATTCTTATGCCATGGCAGCAGCCATAGATGACAAATACATTGTTGAAACTGACCATAAAGCCGTAACGGTAGAGCTCGCAGGCAACTATTGCAGAGGAATGATGGTTGTAGATCATCTTGAGCTTATGAAGAAAGCTCACAAAGTCCAAATCATGAAGAAGGTGGACTTGGAGAAGTTTAAAATGCTCATGATGAATGCTTTAAAATAA